The DNA segment TCTTTGCATTTATAAAAAAGCGGCTTAAGCCGCTTTTTTATTGCTCTTCCCTATCCCCTAAACCCAACCTCTTTCTTTCCGCGACGCGTTCAAAATCTAGGCATTTGATGTCTAAGCACTTTTGGCGTCTTGGTGGCTAAGCAGCTCCGCGACCAGTTTTGGTACTTCTATACTGGCTTTACCGTATCTCTTCTCTTCGAACTCACTTTCAACTGCAGACGGCTCTAGGTTAATTTCGATTGTATGGGCGCCATGCATGCGCGCATCATGTACAAAGCCAGCCGCAGGATAAACAACACCGGATGTACCAATAGAAATAAACAGATCAACTTCTTCTAGCGCGGAATAAATATCGCCCATGCGAAGAGGCATTTCACCGAACCAAACAATGTGTGGTCTCATCTGTACAGGGATTTGACAACAATGACAGAGCTCTCCAGTTTCAATGTCGTCTTTATGCTCAACAACTTGCGAAGATTCTGAACAGCGCGCTTTTAGAAGTTCACCATGCATATGAATAATATTCTTTGTGCCGCCCCGTTCATGTAGGTTATCGATGTTCTGGGTAATAACCGTCACCTTTCCATCTAATTCCGCTTCTAAACGGCCTAAAGCTTTGTGGGCTAGATTTGGTTTTATTTGTTCACTTTGAAGTTTACGACGTCGCTTGTTATAAAAATCTTGTACTAAATCGGGGTTGGCATGGAAGCCTTCCGGCGTCGCAACATCTTCAATCTTATGGTTTTCCCAAAGCCCATCTTGTGCACGGAAGGTTTTGATTCCTGATTCAGCGGATATCCCAGCACCAGATAATATAACGATATTTTTATATGGAAATGACATTGAACTTCCTTTTTACTTTGTTATTCATCTATAAGTAAAGTTTAGCATTTAGGAAATACCACTTATAGTGCAAGGTTTTAGACTATAGTCGAAAAAAAACGGCTAATTAGCCGTTTTTTTCAAGAAATGAGAACTTGCTGTCTAATCCTCGTTAATAGAACTTATTTTATGTATCGCTAAATCAGCACCTTTAAATTCGTCTTCTTCACTCAATCGTAGGCCAACAAATTGGTTGAGCATGCCGTAAACCAGACCAGCCCCTATCAATGCAACCAGAATGCCCATCAATGTGCCCATAATTTGAACGGTAAAGCTAATGCCACCTAACCCTCCGAGAGCCGTCTGGCCAAAAATGCCAGCAGCAATGCCACCCCAAGCGCCACAAACTCCGTGTAAAGGCCATACACCTAGTACATCGTCAAACTTTGTTTTATTTTGTATATAGGTAAACAGCCATACAAACATACCACCCGCAATTGCACCCGTTAGCAAAGCACCAATTGGGTGCATTAAGTCAGACCCGGCACATATAGCAACCAACCCCGCTAAAGGACCATTGTGGATAAATCCTGGGTCATTTTTACCAACAATAAGTGCTGCTAGAATACCACCAACCATTGCCATCAATGAGTTCATGGCCACTAAACCACTAATCCCATTTAGTGTTTGAGCGGACATGACATTAAAACCAAACCAACCAACCGATAAAATCCAAGCACCAAGTGCTAAGAAAGGAATATTTGAAGGTGCAAAGTTTGTGTGTTTGCCCGCGCGGATACGCCCTTTACGCATACCTAAAAATAGTACGGCAACAAGTGCAATCCAACCACCTACACCGTGTACAACGACTGATCCCGCAAAATCGTGGAATCCCGCACCAAAATTGGACTCAAACCAAGATTGAACACCATAATTTCCGTTCCAAATAATGCCTTCAAAAAATGGGTAGATAAAACCAACGGTAAAAAAGGTGGCGAGCAAAATAGGATAAAAACGCGCACGCTCAGCGATACCACCCGAAACGATCGCTGGAATAGCGGCGGCAAAGGTGAGCAAAAAGAAAAATTTGACCAACTCGTATCCGTTACCGGCAGAGAGGGTTTCTGCACTTGAGAAAAAATTAGCGTCATAGGCGACCCAATAACCAATAAAAAAATACGCTATTGCTGATACACCAAAATCAGCAAGGATCTTAACCAGTGCATTCACTTGATTCTTCTTTCGTACTGTACCGACTTCTAGGAAGGCAAAACCAGCATGCATCAGAAACACCATTATTGCGCCCAATAACAAAAACAACGTGTCTGAGCTCTCGGTTAATGTCTGTACTGCACCATGAATTTCGTTAGCGGAAATACTCATTCTAAATACTACTCCATGTATATCGCACTATTGTTGTGCACTTTGTCTTTTTTCTAACCAAAATGATTATTTTTTCTATTGGCTGTAGACGAAGCAAGTAGTGTTCCAAAAAATGAGTTCATTCAAATTTAGAATAAAATAGACATATTGCATTGTTTTTAAAGGATATATTTTAAAAAAACAGAGGTTATGAAGTTAGAGTCTCAACTTGGTTGCCCCATAAAGGTTCATCAAGCACCAAATTGATCCGTTTATTAAGTATTAATGATGCGCCAAAATGGGGACTGAGAAGAATAAGATACGTGGAAAGGAAACAGACAAGAAAGCAGACAAGGGTCAACCTACCTGCATTTAACTCGTCTTATGACAGGGTAACGATTGAGGCGCGACCGCCCTATTCCTTCGATGGGTCATCGAGATCGAGCATCACGTGTTTTTTTAGGAATATACTGAACGTTGAGCCAACACCGACTTTTGATTTTACCTCAATCTTACCGCCTATTTGGTTGATCAAACTCAGCGATACCGCCAGCCCCAATCCAGTGCCATCAGACTTGGTTGTATAAAATGGTTCGAAAACATTCGCTATCTCTTCCGAACTGATCCCACAGCCTTTGTCTTGAATATGAATTATTACACCATTAACTTTTGAGTCTACTAACCAGTCTTCGGTAAAGATACCTAGAGAACCCGTACCCTGCATGGATTGTATGGCGTTCATTAATACGTTTATAATAATCTGCAATAGTTGATTGCGATTACACTGTACCGTCTCACTTTCCGAAAAATGAGTAACAAAATCGATGTTCTTAACGTAAGTACCCGTTCTAACGAGCGTAATGGCTTTTTGCAGCACATCTGAAGCTCTTTCATCCGTCAACATTTCCAGTTCATTGCCGACGCGACTATATTGCAACAGGCTTGAGGTTATATTGGTTATCCTATCTATCTGATTCACAATATTTTCTAATTCATTTGCAACAGATGGATTCTCATTTGCAAAATCAAGCTGCAACAACTGTATATTGCCTAGAATTACCGTGATTGGATTGTTTATCTCATGCGCAATACCAGCAGTGAGTTTTCCAAGAGCCGCCAGTTTCTCGTTGTTAACTAACTTGTCTCTCGTTACATTGAGTAATTCAATATGTTCTTCTAGTTCTTGAGTTTTCTGATTCAAGCTCGCAGTACGAGAAACAACTTTATACTCGAGTTGGTCGGCCGCACTCTGTATTTCGTTCTCTCTTTTCTCAAGTTGATCTAACATGCTGTCAAATTGTGAGCCTAGTTGTGCTAACTCATGCTCCTTATCAAGTTCAAGGTTGCCAATTCGCCCATTTTCGCCATTTTTAATCAACTTAACCGTGCTGGAAATACGTTGTATTGGATAGAACATCTCATTGGTATTTCGGTACACCAGCATCGCTAATATCAACAATACCAGCAAAATAGCACATGAAATTTCAATAAGATTAACGACGTAGGATTCAACGAGAGGCCAAACCTCATAACCCGTATAAAAAATACCCACGACCTTTCTTTGGTGGTCATACACCGGTTGATAGGCTGAGATATACCAATCGTCAAAAACGAAGGCTTTATCAATATAGTTTTCACCCCGTTTTAAAACGGCCTCTCTCACTGTGTCTGAAACTCGCGTACCGAGAGCACGTAGTCCATTCGACTTTGAAATAACATTGGTACTGACACGCACGTCCCCCAAGAATATAGTGACAGTTCCGTACTCTGAATTTTGTTCGTTCGTAAAAGGATAAATAAGATCTCTATACTCATCAACAACAGAAAGGTTATTGTTTAGAAGTATGCCGCCATCGAGATAACCAAGTAAACGCCCATCGTTATCCCGTACTGGATAGATGGTTCGACTAACAAAACCATCGGTTAAAGGTGTTGGCCCTTGTTGAATTGTAATACGAGCTTTATCTGCCAACCCCGGTCTGAGTTCATTAAGTTTGTTTGCGGTCAATATGTCAAAGAATGCAGGGATCTGGGTGTAGGAAATATAAGAAAATTTATTCTCTATTTTGTCTACTGGTACCCACCTTACAAAATCAAAGTGTTGAAATGGTTCGTGTGATTCAATCCAATGATTTATCTCATCGGAGCTACTGTTTGTATCATGAAGTTGTTGTTTAAAACGATATGAATCTGAATAACTTCGCAATAACTCGTTTTGTCTTTCTTGCATTGTTTTGATGTTGAATTCAACAATATTGAGTTTCTCAGAAACATCTTGAAGCGCATTTTGCCACGTGTGATTCACGGTCCAATAAAAACTAAAGGCTATCAGTGAGAACAATGTAGTAATGATTGGCAAAAAGATTAAAATAAAAAGGCGATACCTAAGCGTTGTCCTGATTTTCTCTTTTATTTTGCTATACATGTTAACACCCGTTTACGTACCCCATTCTTTAAATTTTCTATCTAGTGTTTTTCTGGATATTTTAAGTTTTTTAGAGGCGGCCGTTTTATTACCATCGCAGTAATTTACAACCTGCACGATATGCGCCTTCTCAACCGCCTTAATTTCCCAGTCATCAGGATAACCGACTATTTCTTCATCCATTATCATTGGCAATGAGTTGTTGCCACCGATATTGATAACCTGCCGGTGTTTATCCAAAGATGGGTTATGGGATATTTCGTGCCAATGATGTGCGATTGAATTTCCAGTCAGAATACAACGTTCTATTAAATTGCGTAGTTCTCTAATATTTCCTGGCCAATGATAGTTTTGCAGCGCATCAATCTCACCACTGCCCCATCCTGGTTCTTTTACACTCTGTTCGTTTGCTAAAAGCCTCGTAAAATAGGGAATCAGCTCGACCAGGTCATCGCTTCGTTCTCTTAAAGGGGCAACATGAATACTTAGAACGTTTAGGCGGTAATATAAATCTTGTCTAAACTCGCCCTTATCCACCTGAGTTTTTAAATCCTTATTCGTCGCCGCTACAATTCTTACGTTGGTCGTAAATATTCGATTGGCACCTAAAGGTCGCACGACCCGCTCTTCAAGCACTCTTAGCAGGGCTGACTGCATGTTGTGGGGAAGTTCACTCACTTCGTCTAGAAACAAGGTTCCGCCATTGGCGATTCTTAATAATCCGTCACGGCATGCATTCGACGTATGTGCATCGCAATATCCAAATAGTTCGTTAGCCAGATTAGCCGCATCCATTGAACCACAGTTCAAAGGTACAAATGCGCCACTGCGGCCACTTCTTAGGTGCAGTTCGCGGGCAACTAACTCTTTGCCCGTCCCAGATTCACCTTGTATTAACACCACCGCATTAGATGGTGCATATTGATTGATCTGCTTGTCCAGTGTACGGCTCTGAGCTGAATTACCAATAAGTTTAGCGGGTTGATATCGCATAACGTCCCTTTTTAAGGCCGTTATATTTCTTTTTTCAATTCGATTATCAATGCATTTCTTAACCGCACAATAAATTTGGTCAATATTAAATGGCTTAAGTATAAAGTCGCTTGCACCAAGCTTTAATGCTTTGATAGCCATTTGCAGGTTTGCATAACCTGTAATGAATATTACGTCAGTGCTATTGGTCCCGTTTTCAAAAACTTCGTGCCAGTCCATACCAGAACGGTCGGGTAGATTGATATCCAGCAGTACTAAGTCATATTGATTTCGCTGCCTAAGTTGTTCAGCTTGCCTGATAGTCGTCGCCGTATCGATCTGCCTAAAAAGCCGACTCAATGCTTTAAAAAGAAGATCGCAGATGCCATCTTCATCGTCGACGATTAATATGGATATTCCTTGATACTGAACATCAATTGGAAAGGGATGGTCTGTGGTATACTTCGCGGTTGTTGGCATATAAGACAACTAATATTAGGGTTTAAGAACGTAATTGGCAAAGGAACTCATTGCATAGCGAAGATTATATATAATAGCTATCTGTCATGCTAGTTACTATTCAACCGATTGAGTAAAGTGTAACCTACATTTATATTAGTTATTGTTTAACAACACATTTTAAATTACACAAAAAATAAGAACACAAATGCATAACAATTCTTTAAGTTGGGTTATATTGGCTGGCGGTCGCGCGTCCAGAATGGGCGGCAGCGATAAAGGCTTATTAATGCTCAGAGGCAAGTCTCTTGTAGAAACAGTGTATTCATGCTTAAGCGATCAAATTGAACTGATCCGCATAAACGCGAATAGAAACCAAGCGAATTACCGTAAACTCGCCGAAGTACACAGTGACCAGTTAGATGGCTTTCAAGGCCCGTTAGCTGGTATTCACGCGTCGCTAAACTCTTCTAAGACGCAGTGGGTTGGTTTTACTCCCTGTGATACACCAAATATACCCGACGACCTTGTTCGTCGACTGAGTGCTAATTTGAATTCAGATGTTGATGTTTATGTCGCGCATGACGGTAAACACGCTCAACCTGTGTTCAGTGTTTGGAACAAACGCGCGCTTCCAAAACTAGACTCTTTTCTGAAAGCGGGAGACCGTAAAATAAAACTACTATTGGACAGATGTAATACTGAATATATCGACTTCTCCGATAAACCAGAGACTTTTATTAATCTAAACACGCCAGAAGAACTCACTCAATTTGGTAATAAAATGCAGAGACCTACACTACCTTTACTTGGATTTGCCGCTTATAGTGGGACAGGAAAAACCACGCTTTTGGAAGCGATACTACCGAAAATCAAAGCCCATGGCGTTCGAGTTGCCGTATTAAAGCACGCCCATCATGATTTTGATTTGGATACACCGGGAAAAGACAGTTATAGGCTGCGTAAAGCCGGGGCTGATCAGATGCTTATCGCCTCCGGTAACAGACATGTACTGTTTACTGAAACACCAGATAAAGAAGAAAACTTCGAATATCTATTAAACATGTTTGACCATTCCAAATTAGACCTTATCCTTGTCGAAGGTTGCAAGACACTCTCCTTCCCTAAAATCGAACTTCATCGAGATGAGGTTGGAAAACCTTGGTTATACAACCAAGATCCAGACATTATTGCGATCGCAGCCGATGTAAAAGTAAATAGCGCACTACCACAACTCGATATTAATGATATTGACGGAATAATTGAATTCGTCATTACTTATGTAAACCAGTTTAACAAGGGATAAAAATGGCCAGAACCATTCTTTATATATACAAAACAGAAGAAAAAACACTCACATTTTCATATGAAAAGCACCGCACCATTCAAGAAGCGGTAGCTGAAGCAGAAGGCCTAGATATTTCTGATTTTCTAAAAATGGAACAGCAGATAGAGGCTGTATCTACAACCAAGGCAGTGAGAGATTATCGAGACAACTACTTTAAAAAGCTTGGTTTTGGCAAGATTACATTGGCAAAAAAAGAGAATCGCGGTGTAGGTGAAAAGTAATATTAGTAGTTTAGACCAATCTAATTAGACTGTCCTCGCGAAAACTCGACTCTAAGATTCCCGTTTACACGGGAACGACGAAATAAATTCAGGACGTTCCTAGCAACACTGCGGCACTTCTTACCCGACTTAGGATTGTGCCTCATTCATGTTGGATTGTACCCCAACGCTCTACTCCGTCATCGCCACAAAAGTGGAGATGACGAACATTTATCAATTTTGTTCTAAGATGAACCACCCTCAACTTCATACGGAGAGTTTGCGTTTTAGACCGTTCAACTCGTTACTTAATATTCAAGAATGCGGCACCGCGCACACCGCCAGAATCGCCATGTTTTGCCTTGATGATTTTCGGACACTTAGCAACAGACATAAGATATTTAGGTATGCGCTTTGGTAGTTC comes from the Vibrio sp. DW001 genome and includes:
- a CDS encoding cache domain-containing protein; the encoded protein is MYSKIKEKIRTTLRYRLFILIFLPIITTLFSLIAFSFYWTVNHTWQNALQDVSEKLNIVEFNIKTMQERQNELLRSYSDSYRFKQQLHDTNSSSDEINHWIESHEPFQHFDFVRWVPVDKIENKFSYISYTQIPAFFDILTANKLNELRPGLADKARITIQQGPTPLTDGFVSRTIYPVRDNDGRLLGYLDGGILLNNNLSVVDEYRDLIYPFTNEQNSEYGTVTIFLGDVRVSTNVISKSNGLRALGTRVSDTVREAVLKRGENYIDKAFVFDDWYISAYQPVYDHQRKVVGIFYTGYEVWPLVESYVVNLIEISCAILLVLLILAMLVYRNTNEMFYPIQRISSTVKLIKNGENGRIGNLELDKEHELAQLGSQFDSMLDQLEKRENEIQSAADQLEYKVVSRTASLNQKTQELEEHIELLNVTRDKLVNNEKLAALGKLTAGIAHEINNPITVILGNIQLLQLDFANENPSVANELENIVNQIDRITNITSSLLQYSRVGNELEMLTDERASDVLQKAITLVRTGTYVKNIDFVTHFSESETVQCNRNQLLQIIINVLMNAIQSMQGTGSLGIFTEDWLVDSKVNGVIIHIQDKGCGISSEEIANVFEPFYTTKSDGTGLGLAVSLSLINQIGGKIEVKSKVGVGSTFSIFLKKHVMLDLDDPSKE
- a CDS encoding ammonium transporter is translated as MSISANEIHGAVQTLTESSDTLFLLLGAIMVFLMHAGFAFLEVGTVRKKNQVNALVKILADFGVSAIAYFFIGYWVAYDANFFSSAETLSAGNGYELVKFFFLLTFAAAIPAIVSGGIAERARFYPILLATFFTVGFIYPFFEGIIWNGNYGVQSWFESNFGAGFHDFAGSVVVHGVGGWIALVAVLFLGMRKGRIRAGKHTNFAPSNIPFLALGAWILSVGWFGFNVMSAQTLNGISGLVAMNSLMAMVGGILAALIVGKNDPGFIHNGPLAGLVAICAGSDLMHPIGALLTGAIAGGMFVWLFTYIQNKTKFDDVLGVWPLHGVCGAWGGIAAGIFGQTALGGLGGISFTVQIMGTLMGILVALIGAGLVYGMLNQFVGLRLSEEDEFKGADLAIHKISSINED
- the cobB gene encoding Sir2 family NAD+-dependent deacetylase; this encodes MSFPYKNIVILSGAGISAESGIKTFRAQDGLWENHKIEDVATPEGFHANPDLVQDFYNKRRRKLQSEQIKPNLAHKALGRLEAELDGKVTVITQNIDNLHERGGTKNIIHMHGELLKARCSESSQVVEHKDDIETGELCHCCQIPVQMRPHIVWFGEMPLRMGDIYSALEEVDLFISIGTSGVVYPAAGFVHDARMHGAHTIEINLEPSAVESEFEEKRYGKASIEVPKLVAELLSHQDAKSA
- a CDS encoding sigma-54 dependent transcriptional regulator, with translation MPTTAKYTTDHPFPIDVQYQGISILIVDDEDGICDLLFKALSRLFRQIDTATTIRQAEQLRQRNQYDLVLLDINLPDRSGMDWHEVFENGTNSTDVIFITGYANLQMAIKALKLGASDFILKPFNIDQIYCAVKKCIDNRIEKRNITALKRDVMRYQPAKLIGNSAQSRTLDKQINQYAPSNAVVLIQGESGTGKELVARELHLRSGRSGAFVPLNCGSMDAANLANELFGYCDAHTSNACRDGLLRIANGGTLFLDEVSELPHNMQSALLRVLEERVVRPLGANRIFTTNVRIVAATNKDLKTQVDKGEFRQDLYYRLNVLSIHVAPLRERSDDLVELIPYFTRLLANEQSVKEPGWGSGEIDALQNYHWPGNIRELRNLIERCILTGNSIAHHWHEISHNPSLDKHRQVINIGGNNSLPMIMDEEIVGYPDDWEIKAVEKAHIVQVVNYCDGNKTAASKKLKISRKTLDRKFKEWGT
- a CDS encoding DUF2960 family protein yields the protein MARTILYIYKTEEKTLTFSYEKHRTIQEAVAEAEGLDISDFLKMEQQIEAVSTTKAVRDYRDNYFKKLGFGKITLAKKENRGVGEK